DNA sequence from the Mangifera indica cultivar Alphonso chromosome 18, CATAS_Mindica_2.1, whole genome shotgun sequence genome:
AGGAATCTCAAGAAGAACATGTGGATCTGGTTGTTCCCTTTAAAAAATCGTTGAAGCAAATTGTCCGTGAGATGAGTGTGGGATATAATGAGATGCTTTGAGCAGTCACCTTATATGTCTATTGAAACTGCTGAAACTTTTGTTCTTTTAGAAGTtgataatgtttttaatttgtgCTAAGATAGTTGACTTTTGCTTTCTGTAAAATCTCAGACAACAGTTGTAACTACTAGACGGATTTTGGAAAGACTTGGCGTCCAGTATGTTTCAGAGCGGACAGTATGGAAACTTCTTAAAGGTACTTTCTTTCTGTCATGTTGTAAACATGTTTTTGCTTGAAACCCTACTGCTATAATAGAAGAGCAGCCACAAGTTACTAGTTTATATGTAAAAGAGCtggttattaattttttactttctgCCAAGCTTTTTCATTTGATAAAGCAGAAACTAATGGGCTTGATCATTGTGTAAAGATGCTCCTAAATCCGCTATGCAGAAGGCTGAAAGAGGACTGCCTACTTTCGTTTACTTTGTCAGAGTTAGCCAAACTACTTTTAGAGGTCAGATTTCTTATGCATATACGTAATACATCTCTATTAATTGCCTTTGGTTGCTTGATCTTTCCAAAGCATGCTTTCCTAATAATCTTTATATGCTAAAAACAGGACACTTTTTAGGAGTTGCAGCGACATGGATTGTCCAAGTCGGCCTTGAAGTTTACCTCTCTGTTTCTTGCATTATGAAATCTGGTGAAGAGAGCAACAAGTTTAAGTCTCAAGAAGCAAAGCTTCTCGGAAAAAGGTTTCTGGTGTTACCATCAGGTGTGGtttgtaacacccggattcaggtatgccagtgaactctacttccaaaattacccctaga
Encoded proteins:
- the LOC123201985 gene encoding uncharacterized protein LOC123201985 isoform X1 — its product is MEEKSRLLYTSDRSLFWIPLSRLCCLRTFCLPLLVWTTVVTTRRILERLGVQYVSERTVWKLLKDAPKSAMQKAERGLPTFVYFVRVSQTTFRGHFLGVAATWIVQVGLEVYLSVSCIMKSGEESNKFKSQEAKLLGKRFLVLHGSSLVIASIGAGIGVTIIRPSVGQWIGCAVGDLAGPIIVTFCLDKALHLYL
- the LOC123201985 gene encoding uncharacterized protein LOC123201985 isoform X2, giving the protein MEEKSRLLYTSDRSLFWIPLSRLCCLRTFCLPLLVWTTVVTTRRILERLGVQYVSERTVWKLLKDAPKSAMQKAERGLPTFVYFVRVSQTTFRGHFLGVAATWIVQVGLEVYLSVSCIMKSGEESNKFKSQEAKLLGKRFLVLPSGVTWFLSSYCFHRSRDRCDHHSPFSRSVDRLCCR